DNA sequence from the Arthrobacter sp. V1I9 genome:
TGCGGTCACCTTAACCGTGCCGGCGCCACTTTCACCGCCAGCCACAACCCCGCCGGCTACAACGGCATCAAGATGTCCAAGGCCGGGGCCGTGCCGATTTCCTCCGAAACCGGCCTCAAGGACATCCAGGCCCTGGCCGAGCGATACCTCAACACCGGCTCTATCCCGGCTGCCGAAAAGCGGGGCCGGATCAGCGTCCGCGATGTGCTGAAGGACTACTCCGAATACCTCCGCAAGCTCGTGGACCTCTCCTGCTCCCGTCCCTTGAAGGTGGTAGTGGACGCGGGCAACGGCATGGCAGGCCTCACCACCCCGGCAGTCCTGGGCGACGCCCTGCTCCCCAAGCTTCCGCTGGAGATCGTTCCCCTGTACTTCGAGCTGGACGGCTCCTTCCCCAACCACCCTGCCAACCCGCTTGAGCCGGAAAACCTCCGCGACCTGCAGGCGGCAGTGCTCCAGCACGGCGCTGACATTGGTCTGGCTTTCGACGGCGACGCTGACCGCTGCTTCGTCATCGACGAGAAGGGCGAGCCGGTCTCGCCGTCGGCCATCACGGGGATGGTGGCCCGCCGCGAGATCGCCCGTGCCAAGGCGCAGGGCGAAGCTACTCCCACGATCATCCACAATCTCCTCACCTCGCGTGCCGTGCCCGAGCTGGTGGCGAACGACGGCGGCCGGGCAGTACGCACGCGTGTCGGCCACTCCTTCATCAAAGCCGTCATGGCAGAGGAAGGAGCAGTGTTCGGCGGAGAGCACTCGGCGCACTTCTACTTCCGTGACTTCTGGAACGCGGACACGGGCATGCTCGCGGCAATGCACGTCCTTGCCGCCCTGGGCGAGCAGGACGGACCGCTTTCCGAGCTGGGCCGCGAGTACGAGCCCTACGTATCGTCGGGCGAAATCAACTCCGAAGTTGAGGACAAGGCCGCCGCAGTTGAACGGGTACGCCTCGCTTTCGCGGATCAAGACCTCACCATCGACGGGATGGACGGCAGCACATTCACGGCCAACGACGGCAGCTACTGGTTCAACCTGCGCCCGTCCAACACCGAGCCGTTCCTCCGGCTTAACGCAGAGGCCACGGACCGCCCCACCATGGAACGTGTCCGGGACCGCGTCCTTTCGATCGTCCGGGCCTAGTCCACGCATGGCTGAGGACACGGGATTGGACTCCGGAAGAGGTGCCGGCGGGCAGGCGTCCTGGCGGGACTCCGTTCCCGAGAGCACGGCCACGGACCTTGAGAACCTTCTGGGGACGGGCATCAGCGCCGCGCAGGAACAGCTCCAGCGCAACGGCGGGTTCCTGCCCTTCGCCCTGACAGTTCAGAACGACGGCGAGGTACGCCTGGTTGCCGTTTCCCCGGCGGATGCGGAGGAAGGCTCCGATGGGGACTTCGACGCCGATGCCATGATCAGCGACCTCACGGCCCTGCTGCGGCAGAACCGGGAAGACTTCCGGGCAGCGGCCGTGGTCTGCGACATCCTGCTCGTGGAGGAGGACTCGGACGCCATCCACGTGGCAACTGAGCACCGTGAGGGCCCGGTGTTCGCCGCCGTCCTGCCCTACTCGGCCGATGCTGCCACCAGGACCTGGGAGTTCGGCGAGCTTGCCGCGGACACAAGCGAACCCGTTATCTGGGTGGACTAGACCGGCGCCGGGGCCATGAAGATCAACGCTTTTGCTGATGTGAGCCTGCGGGCCCTGATGGTGCTCGCAGCCGTTCCTGGCGGCACCCTGCTGACTACACAGAACATTGCGGACACCGTGGGAACCCCCTACAACCATGTCAGCAAGGCAATGGCGAAACTGCGGAACCTGGGGCTGATTGAGGTGGAGCGCGGCCGGACCGGTGGCTCCAGGCTGAGCCACGCCGGCCGGATTGCCACCGTGGGGCAGATCCTCCGCCAACTCGATACCCGCGCCGACGCTGCAGAGTGCGTTGCCCCGAGCGGCAACTGCCCGCTGATCAACGAGTGCAAGCTCAGGTCCGCCCTCTCGCGGGCGCGTGAGGCGTTTTACCGCGAACTCGATGGCGTGGTCATCGCCGATCTTCCCGCGTCCCGGCAGATGGCCCCGGTGTTCGAGATGATCGGGTTGCGGCCGGGGCTCTAGGCACCTGCAGTGCCCGGACATCTGGCCCGCTTCCTAAAAGAGGACGACGACGGCCCCGCACCTTTCGCTGGAAAGGTGCGGGGCCGTCGTCGTACTTCAGGACGCCGTTGTCCCGGGCGGTGGGGACTCAGCCCAGACGGGACTTCAGGCTGGTGAGCTCCGACTGCAGCGCATCCGGCAGGGAGCCGCCGAAGTTGGCGAACCATTCTTCGATGGAAGCGAGCTCCTTGGACCATTCCGCCGGGTCCACCTTGACTGCTTCCTCCACCTGGGCGGGGGTCATGTCCAGGCCTTCGAGGTCGATCGCGTCGCCGGTGGGCACGAAACCGATGGGAGTCTCCACGGCTTCCGCTTTGCCCTCGAGGCGCTCGATGGCCCATTTGAGGACGCGGGCGTTGTCGCCAAAACCGGGCCAGGCGAAGCCGCCCTCGGAGTTGCGGCGGAACCAGTTGACCAGGAAGATCTTGGGCAGCCGCTCGGGGTTGGCCTTGGCCGAGAGGTTAACCCAGTGGTTCAGGTAGTCGCCTGCGTCGTAGCCGATGAAGGGCAGCATGGCCATGGGGTCGCGGCGCACCACTCCGACGGCACCTGCTGCGGCTGCAGTGGTTTCCGAGGACAGCGTTGCGCCCATAAAGATGCCGTTTGACCAGCTGCGGGCTTCGGTGACCAGCGGAATGGTGGTCTTGCGCCGGCCGCCGAACAGGATGGCGGAAAGCTCCACGCCGTTGGGGCTGTGGTACTCCTCGGCGAGCATGTCGATCTGGTCGATGGGCGTGCAGAAACGGGAGTTGGGGTGTGCGGCGGGCTTGTCCGAGTCCGGGGTCCAGGAGTTGCCCTGCCAGTCGGTAAGGTGCGCAGGCACCTCGTCCGTCATGCCCTCCCACCAGACACCGCCGTCGTCGGTCAGCGCCACGTTGGTGAAGATGCTGTTGCCCTTGGCGATGGCGCGCATGGCGTTGGGGTTGGTGCCCCAGCCCGTGCCCGGGGCTACGCCGAAAAGGCCTGCTTCGGGGTTGACGGCGCGCAGTTCGCCTTCCTTGCCGAACCGCATCCAGGTGATGTCGTCGCCGAGGGTTTCAACCTTCCAGCCCTGGATGGTGGGGTCAAGGAGGGCGAGGTTGGTCTTGCCGCAGGCGGACGGGAAGGCAGCGGAGACGTAGTACGTCTTCTGTTCGGGCGAGGTGAGCTTGAGGATCAGCATGTGCTCGGCCAGCCAGCCCTCATCGCGTGCCATGACAGAGGCGATGCGCAGGGCGTAGCACTTCTTGCCCAGCAGCGCGTTTCCGCCGTAGCCCGAGCCGAAGGACCAGATGGACCGCTCCTCGGGGAAGTGGACAATCCACTTGTCCGGGTTGCAGGGCCAGGGGACATCAGCCTGGCCGGGCTCCAGCGGCGCGCCCAGGGAGTGCAGGGCGGGGACGTAGAACGCATTCGTTTCGGTGATGCGGTTCAGGACGTCGGTGCCGATGCGCGCCATGATGCGCATCGAGGCGACAACGTACGCGCTGTCCGTGATTTCGACGCCGAACTTGGGGTCCTCGGCGTCGAGGTGGCCCATAACGAACGGAATGACGTACATGGTCCGGCCGCGCATGGATCCGGCGAACAGGCCGCGAAGCTTGTCCTTCATTTCTGCCGGCGCCATCCAGTTGTTGGTGAAGCCCGCGTCATGCTCCTTCTCGGAGCAAATGAAGGTCTGCTCCTCCACGCGGGCCACGTCGGCCGGATCGGAGAATGCCGCGAACGAGTTGGGGAACAGTTCCTGGTTCAGCCGGGTCAGTGTTCCTGCCGCCACCAGCTCGTCCGTCAGGCGGGTGTTCTCCTCTTCCGAGCCGTCAACCCAGTAGATGCGGTCCGGCTGCGTAAGCTCAGCAACCTCTTCGACCCATGCCAGCAGACCGGCATGTGTGGTGGGTGCGTTGTCAAGCAGCGGCTTCTGCGCCAGATCGCCCATTTCGGTTCCCTTCCTCGGGTTCATCGGTGTGTGCTAAATGCTATGGTCCGGACCACGCGGGTTTTTTGGACGTATGCTGAGCATTAAGGGCCGTCAAAACGCGTTTCCGCGCGAATTCAAGGAATTCCAGGCTCAAATCGTACAATAAAGTGATGAAGGTCACCTATACCGGTCTAGTTGCCGAGATTACAGGCCTCTCGATTTGGCATCGCGGCCAACCCTCGCGTAAAGTAATTCGAGGTTCAGGGAGAGCGGTTCTTCTCCCGGGACACAATATGCGCCCATAGCTCAGCTGGATAGAGCGTCTGTCTACGGAACAGAAGGTCAGGGGTTCGAATCCCTTTGGGCGCACAGACAAGGTCCGCACCGGTTCGCCGGTGCGGACCTTTTTGCATTGTGCCGGCTGCTGCTTCGCACCCGCGCCCCAGGATCAGCAACCCGGCGCCGCCAAAAGTTACGCAACTGGCGGCCGCGTGCCTTTCCCGATGCGGCCCCCGCGTCAGATCCCCGGCGTAGGCTTTCCCCATGATGCCCGAGGCAATTTCGCGTGAATTTGATGTTGTAGTGATCGGCGCAGGCGCCGTAGGGGAAAATGTAGCGGACCGGGTGGTGCAGGGCGGCCTTACCGCCGTGTTGGTGGAAGCGGAACTCGTGGGCGGCGAGTGCTCCTACTGGGCATGCATGCCGTCAAAAGCCCTGCTCCGCCCCGGCGCCGCCCTCCACGGAGCGCAGACCGCCCCGGGAGCCAAGGAAGCAGTGACGCGGACCCTTGACGCTGCAGCCGTGCTGAGGCGCAGGGACGTTCTCGCATCCAACTGGCAGGATGACGGTCAGGTCAAGTGGGTGGAGGACACCGGCATCGAACTGATCCGCGGCCATGCATGGCTGACTGCGCCGAAGTCGGTTGAAGTCGCAGGCCTCGACGGCAACTCCTACCAGCTTCAGGCCCGTCATGCGGTGGTGCTGGCCACTGGTTCAGCGCCCAACACTCCCCCCGTCAAGGGGCTTCAGGGCGTGCAGGTGTGGGGCACACGGGAGGCAACCTCGGCCAAGGAAGTGCCGCCGCGGCTGGCAGTGCTGGGTGGCGGCGTAGCCGGGACAGAACTGGCCCAAGCCTACGCACGGCTGGGTTCAACAGTAACGCTGGTGGCACGGAGCGGGCTGCTCGGGAAATTCCCGGCGGAAGCAGCAGGCCTGGTCGCGGCCGGGCTGCGTGCCGACGGCGTGGAGATCCGGCTCAACACGTCTACGGAAAGCATCCGCGAGAACGACGACGGGACGCTGAGCCTGCAACTCGGTGACGGTTCCAGCGTTACCGCCGAAAAGGTCCTGGTGGCCACAGGGCGACATCCGGCCTTGCAAGGCCTGGGGCTGGAGAGCCTGGGACTCGACCCGAATGAGGCAGGGCACCTCGCCCTGAGGGTTGACAATTCGGGGCTGGTGGAAGGAGTTCCAGGCGGCGGGTCCTGGCTCTACGCAGTAGGCGACGCCGCCGGAAAGAACCTGTTTACCCACCAGGGAAAGTACGAAGCCCGCGCCACGGGAGACGCCATCGCCGCCCGGGCCAAGGGGGAACTGGAAGGCGCAGCCCACGACTGGAGCCGCTTCGCGCAGACTGCCAACGAGCACGCCGTACCCAGTGTTGTCTTCACCGACCCGGAACTCGCCGCGGTCGGACGCACCCTGGAAACTGCACAAAAGGACGGCTACAACGCTTCTTCCGTGGAACTGCCTATCCAGGTGGCGGGGTCCTCGCTGCATTCCGAGAATTACGAGGGGTGGGCGCAACTGGTCATAGACGAGGACCACAAAGTTCTCCTGGGTGCGACCTTCGCCGGGCCGGATGTGGCGGAACTCCTGCACGCAGCCACCATCGCGGTGGTGGGCGAAGTGCCGCTGGACCGGCTGTGGCACGCGGTCCCCTCCTACCCCACTGTTAGCGAGGTCTGGTTGCGGCTCCTCGAAAAGTACGGGCTGTAGGATTATTTGAACTGACCGGTCAGTTTGATTAGGATGGGTGCTGAACACGTCGGCGAAAGGCGCCCCCCTTGCTCCTAGCTCAGCAGCTCCACGTCCACGGCCGCCGGGACCCCCTGCTCCCGGCGACGTCCCTCCAGGCCAGCCGCGGGGAGCTGACCCTCGTTTCCGGGGAACGGCAGGACCATCGCACGGCATTGGCCCTGGTGATCAGCGGCAGGATGAAAGCCTGTAAGGGCTGCGTCAGCTGGGACGGCCGCCGCGGGATTAGACAGCTCCGCATGGCGAGCGCACTGGTGGATGCCCCGGGCGTTAATGAGCCCGAGCGGCACCTGAGTGTGCGCGACCTGGTGACGGAGGACCTGGCCCTGATCCCCCGCCGCTACCGGGGCGCCCTGCTCAGCAGTCCATGGCTGAAGGTGAACAGCTTTGAGGACATCGCGGACCTGTGGACCGAGCAGCTCGCTCCTTCCCGCCGGCTGGAGCTCCTGACGGCGCTGGCGCTGGCCAACCCGCATACGGACTTGCTGGTGGTCGACTCCCCCGACCGGCACAGCGCCGGTTCAGGCAGCTGGCTGCCGCGCCTTCAGGAGCTGGCGTCCGACGCCGGGCGTCCGCTCGCGGTCGTCGCTACGGTAGCTGCCCTGCCGTCGTCGTGGTCCGGGCCCGTCGTTGCGATTGGCAATGCGGTGCCCCGCGGGCTCCCACCCGAGTCGGAAGCCGGGACGGAAAACCACGGGGGTACGAGTGAAGCCGCCCTCGAACGTGAGGATGCCAAGTGACGATACTGCGGCTGGCCCGCTCCGAACTCAAGCGGATGACCGGTGGGCTGCTGCCGAAGCTGACCATCCTCGCGCTGACGTTGGTCCCCCTGCTGTATGGCGCGGTATACCTCTATGCCAACTGGGACCCGTACGGCAACCTGGACCAGATCGACGCCGCCCTGGTGATGGAGGACGCCGGTGCCGACGCCAGCGACGGATCGGAACTCCAGGCGGGCAGGGAAGTGGCCGACAGCCTAGTGGACGGCAATGTCTTCCACTGGATTCCCGTAGCGGGCGGGAAAGAGGCGGACGAGGGCGTCGCCAGCGGAAAGTACGCCTTCGCACTGAAGATACCGCAGGACTTTTCCGCCCACCTCATATCCCCCGGCAGCTTTGATTCCGCCAGCCAGGCCATGCTCAACGTCACCACCAATGACGCCAACAACTACCTGCTGAGCACCATCGTGGACAAGTTGACCACCTCCGTGCACAGCACCGTTGCAGCCCACGTTGGAGAAGAAACAGCCAACCGGCTGCTCACGGGCTTCGGCAGCATCCACACGCAGATGGTCAAGGCGGCAGACGGCGCCGGCCAACTCGCCGATGGAGCGGCGGCCCTCCGCGACGGCTCTGCCACCCTTCACGAGGGAACCGCCGGCCTGAGCAGCGGAGCCGGTGAGCTGTACGCGGGCCAGCTCAAACTGCGCGATGGGGCCAACCAGCTGACCGATGGCGCCGGCCAATTGAGCACCGGACTCTCCGTTTTGAAAGACAAGACGGCAACGTTGCCCGGCGACTCCCGGACACTGGCAGCGGGTGCCGCGCAGGTGGCCGCCGGAAACGCGCAGCTGAACACCAGGGTCCAGGACGTGGCCGCCCAGCTGGAGGCGGCGGACCAGGGACTTCGCGCCCGCGTGGTGGAGTCAAACAACAGGCTGATTGCTTCCGGGGTCCTTACCCAGGCGCAGGCGGACAGCATCCTGGCCGACTTCGACTCGGTGGCCGCCTCCAGCCCGGTGGCGGCAGCCAAAACGAAAATCCAGACAGACGTTGCACAGATCCAGCAGCTGGCAGACGGCGCCGAGGCCGTCAGCGTAGGTGCGGCAGAACTGGCCGCCGGCACCCCCGCGCTGAGAGATGCCATCGCCGAGGCCTCCGGTGGTGCTGACCAGCTCCACACCGGCGCCGCGACGCTGGCCACCGGGGAGCAGTCGGCAGTGGACGGCGCCGGCGCAGTGGCGGAGGGAGCGCGCAGGCTCGACGCCGGTGCAGCACAGCTCGAGGAAGGCGCGGGCTCGGCCGCAGAAGGTTCCAGGACCCTCGCCGACGAGATCGGCAAGGGTGCAGGACAGGTGCCCAACCGGGACGACGCCCAAAAGAGCAACCTGTCCCGCGTTATCGCCGACCCCGTGGCCGTCAGCAACATCTCCCAGGCGAAGGCGGGATCCTATGGGGCCGGGCTTGCACCGTTTTTCCTAACCCTCGCCCTGTGGATCGGCATCTTTATGCTGATCCAGGCAATGCGGCCCCTCACCCAGCGCGCACTGGCCTCCAACGCCCGTTCCTGGAAAATCGCCCTTGGCGGCTGGCTGCCCTTCCTGGCCGTCTCGGCGGTGCAGGCCACCCTCCTCACCCTGGTGGTCAACCTCGCACTGAACCTCGACCCCGCCCATCCGGTCCTGATGTGGCTCTTTATGCTGGCTGCGGCCACGGCCTTCAGCGCCATCATCCAGGGCGCCGTGGCGCTGCTGGGCTCCCCGGGCAAACTTGTGGTGCTGATCCTTTTGGTCCTGCAACTGGTGTCCTCCGGCGGTACTTTCCCCTGGCAGACCACACCACAGCCCCTCCATGTGGTGCACGAAATCCTGCCCATGGGGTACGTGGTCACTGGAATGCGGCACCTTATTTACGGAGCTGACCTATCGATGAATGTTCCAACCGTGCTGGGACTTGCGGGGTACACAGCACTGGGGCTGGTGATGTCCACCCTCGCCGTGCGCAAGGGCAAGTACTGGACGCTCAAGACGCTGAAACCGGAGATAGCACTATGAGCTCCCGGAATTCCGAGCCAGGGAAGGAGGACCTGGAGCCGGCCAAAAAACTGCGTCCTGCCCGGACTACTGCTACCCGGCAGAAGCTCTTTGACGCTTCCATGGAGCTGATCGGTGAGCGCGGCGCGGCCGGAGTAACCGTTGACGAGATCGCAGCTGCGGCGGGCGTCTCCAAGGGAACCGTCTACTACAACTTTGGCAGCAAATCGGACCTCATCGCCCAACTGCTGCGCCATGGCGTGGATATCCTCAAGGCGCGCCTCCTTGCGGCGCCAGACCGAGCTTTGCCCGAGGGCGGGCCAGCAGACGCAGGCACCCGCCAAGACCCCTTGCTGGCAATGGAGGCAATGATCGGCCAGGCCATGGACTTCATGGCTGAATACCCCTCCTTCGCCCGGCTCTGGGTCAGCGAGAACTGGCGTACCCCGAGCGAGTGGCAGGGGACGTTTACGCTCCTGCGCGCCGAGCTCCTGGCAGTCATCGGCGACGCGGTGGAAAACGTCGCCCAGGCCTACCCGGTGGATCGGTCCGTTTCGCGGGGCAGCCTGGAAACAGCAATTTTTGGCGCGTGCTTCGTGGTGGGGCTTGACCGGCAAACCTACAACCCGGAGCGCACGCGTGACCAAAGTGTTGCAGCAATCATGGCCATCATGCGCGGCTACGTGCTGAAGCAATCCCCTCCTCGGGGATGATGGTGAACATGCGTCACATGGGGAACAGCGGAAAGTTTGCGGTGATCGCCGGCATTGTGGCTGCGGGGCTGCTGGTCCTGACGGGCATGACGCTGGCGGAGCCAGTGTTCATCGCCTTCCTCGGCGTCCTCGGTCTCGCCTGCCTCGCCTGCCTTATGGAGATACTCCGCCGCCGTCGCTTCTTGATGCTCGCCGTCGCTGGCTTATCCACGAGCCTGGCTCTGGCGGGAGCGATCGCTTTCCTGAGCACCTGGGAACTGGCCTTCGCCGATCAGACCTCGCTGTTCGGCACCCCGCTGCCCACCTCGGATCCGGACAACTACTTCTTCCTTGCGGCGCTCTCCCTGCTGACGGCGCTGGGGACACTGTTCACGGGCGCCCTGTGGCCAGGGCGCCGGCGCAGCGCTCAACAAGCCCGGGCTGCTGGCGTCAGGACCACTCCCCGCGGCGGCACTGCCGCGAGGCAGGGTGCGCAACAGAACGCCGCCCGGCAAGGTGCGGTGAAGCAGCCGGTGCGCCGTCCCGCACCGAGGAAATAGCCCGCCTTAGTGGGACCGCGGCACCTTGAACCTCGTGATCCGCGCATCCTGCCCGTCCAGCTCCGCCCAGGACTTCTCCGTTTCGAGGACGGTGAGCGCGTTGGTGGGGTACCTCGTGGCGGCATCCATGTAGGCGTCATGGTCAGAATCACGGGAGGCAAGGTGCATGGCAAGGTCCTGCACGCCCGGCAAGTGCGCGATCAGCATCAGCGTTGTCACCGTATCCGGCACGTGGTTGACCACCGTGAGCATGCTAAGGGCCGACGCCGCATAGAGTCCGTCCTCGAGTTTGGGCGTAGGCGCCTTGTCCCCCAGTTCAGAACACACCCAAGTGCAGGTCTGGCGGGTCCGCAGGGCACTTGAGCACAGGATGAAGTCCGGAACAACGTTGTGCTTAAGCAGCCAGCGACCGGCAAGCGGCGCCTCCCGATGGCCCCGCTCCTCCAGCGGCCGTTCATGATCCGCCACACCACCAGGCCAGTCGGCCTTGGCATGCCGCATGATCACAAGGCGTCGAAGATGGTGCTGGCTCATGGCCCAAGCCTAATGCCAGCCTCAACCCCAGCCGCAGGGGCTAATGCCTGGAGAGGGCCAAGTAGACGGGTGCCGCCCCTAAGGCGTCAAACAGTAAAGGTTAGATCGAGTATTCCGGAGCGGCCCAGACAACAACCTCCGGGTGCTCGTAGAACCGGTAGCCCTGGCCGCGGACGGTGCGCACGGTGTTGGCGAGGCGGCCGAGCTTGGAGCGGAGGCGGCGGATGTGGACATCGATGGTGCGCTCGTTGGGTACTTCTTCGGCGTTCCGCCACAGGCCTTCGAGCAGTTCGTCCCGGCCCACGGTGCGGGTGCCGTTTTCCACCAGGTAGTTCAGGAGCTCGAACTCCTTGAACGTCAGGTTCAGGGATTCACCATCAAGGTGCACTTCGCGACGGGCGAGGTCGATCAGGACACCCGAGGGACGCGGTTCCTGGGGCTGCTGCGGCCGGGGGGTTTCTGTGCGCTGACGGGTGTTGACCGTAGGGTCACCGAAAGTCGAGCGGACGACGTCGAGGGCCGAGCCGGGGGTGCCGGCCGGGGCGACGGCGACAGCGGCGTAGCTCTCGGCTCCGGTTACCAGGGACTGGGCGTAGGCGCGGATTTCCTGGGCGAGCTTGGCGATGGAAGTACCTGCGGCTGCCGCGGTTTCCTCATCGATTCCCATGTACAGAACGAATCCACGCGCAACGTTGTCGTTGGCCACGGGGCGGACCGGGTTCGGCCCGGCCACTACAGGGGTTGGAGCGGTGACCGGCGCGGACTCCGACGGCGGGACGGCGCGGAGCTGGCCGTAGGAGTTGGGGTTGTAGGCCTGGGGGCCGTATCCCGGGCCAGGGAAGCTGCTTCCCGAAGTTGCGGGAGCGAGCGACGTGCGCGGTCCGAAGCCGGGGCGGAGGCCGGACGGCTGGCCACCCTTGGCGGCGTTACGGACAGAAATGTGGACGTATCCGGATGCAACTGACATGGAATGCTTACCTCAATGTGAATGGCCGTCATCGCGGCTCGAATGCTGGGTTCCCCGCAATGGATTGGGGAGGGACGCCCGACGCTGGGCTGGGGGGCGTATGCCTACGAACTTCAAGGGGTGGGAAGATCAGGCGTACATTCGACAACAGCGCATGTCGGCAGCAGCTGATGTGCTGGGCCAATAGTCTGCGGCTGCAGGTGCTGTTGAGTTCTTGTTCACAATGGAAGTGTGCAGCGTAACAATGCTAACTTGCAAGTAACAATGGACGCCTTGGTCCGCATATTGAGACAAAAGCGCTTAATGTGCTGCAGATCACGATTCTGACGAATGGTCAGATTACTGATCATTTCCCCGGTTTTCTGTCCAGCGGGCTGCCGACGGTGAACAAAATTCGGGCCTGCCCTTGTCAACGAGCTTTTTCTTCAGATGCACCGGGAATGCCGGAATCGCCCAGCCGTGCGGGGCCTCCTGTCCAGCGGCACGGGCTTTGGACAGTGAAAATGCCTCGTCCTCCGCCTCAGGAACAACGAGCTCGCGAGGCGCGGGAACCCATAGCCGCGGCTCACCGATCGATCGCCCCCAGCCCTCCCGCCCGGGCGGATGCCCCATCCGCGCCCCGGTGGTCGACGACGAGTCAACCCTTTCCGAGCTGATGAGCATGGGCCTGCGAATGGCCGGCTCATCAGTGGCGGTGGCTGCGGAGGGCCCTGAGGCCGTAAAGCTGGCCAAGGACTTCCGCCCGAACGTCCTGGTTCTTGACGTGATGCTCCCGGGGTTCGACGGCGCAAAGTCGCTGGCCCGTATGCAGAGCCAGTCGGAGCGGATGACCGCTTCGGTAGAAGATCTGCTCCTGCTGGCCCGGCTCGATGAGGGCCAGCCTCTCAAGCTCAGCGAGGTGGACCTCTCGTAGCTGGTGATCGAAAGCGTCAGAGACGAAAAGGTGATGGCGCCCGGGTACAACTGGCAGCTGCAGCGTCCGGACGAGCCCGTTGTGGTCAACGGCGAGGGTAACGGTGACGTCACAGCCGCGGCGCACGGGCTTGCCTTGGCAGTGCCGTTCCTGCGAGCCTTTCGGCAAGGCGACGCGCCGCCGTCGTGATCTCTGTTACCAAAATGTGACTTGTGCTTTGAATTCCTGTACCGTCGATTAGGTACGGTTCCCGTTCGGGCCGTATATCCGGATGACGCCAAGCTCTGCCACTTCCCGGATTCCTCTTGAACCAAGGCAGAGGCGGGGGACCCACCGTCCCGGGCACTGATTGCCCTTGGGGTTAAGCCAGCACGTGATCTTTCCGTCTGGCCGGATGCCCTCATCCGAACCCGACAGCTAACTCCGCAGGTGTGAGAGGCGATTCATCATGTTCAAGTTCCTGGCACAGCCACGCCCGAAAAACGAGTCTGCACCGCAGGCCGCACCGGAAACCGGCAAAATCCCTTCCTTCGGCAAGCGCGCCGCCGTGGTGGCCGCGTCATGCGCACTCCTCATCGGGGTGGGCGCTGCAGGGCAGGCTACGGAAACCAGCATCCGCGTAGCAGCCACCGAGACGCAGGCCGCCGAGGCGCAAGCCAGCCTCAGCATCGAGAAGAGCGAGATCACGGCGAATCCCGCGCCGGAGTCTGCTGCTCCAGCCCTGCCGGAAATCAACGTGGTTCCGCAGGCGGCCGAGCCCGCACCGGCTCCGAAAGCCGCACCGGCACCCGCTCCCAAGCCTGCACCGGCACCAAAACCTGCACCGAAGCGTGCACCGGCGCCCAAGCCTGCCCCCGTCGTCGCGGTCAATGATCCCGCCGGCGCCCAGGCTTATGCGGCCAGCAAGCTGGGAAGCTACGGTTGGGCTCCTGACCAGATGCAGTGCCTGAAGACACTGTGGACCAAGGAATCGGACTGGACCACCACGGCCACCAACCCGAGCAGCGGCGCCTACGGCATCGTCCAGTCCCTGCCGGCCGAGAAGATGGCCAGCGCCGGCGCGGACTACCGCACCAACTACCGCACCCAGATCAACTGGGGCCTGGACTACATCCAGGAGCGCTACCAGTCCCCGTGTGGTGCGCTGAACTTTCACCTGTCGAACAACTGGTACTAAGCACACCGGTTCCACAGG
Encoded proteins:
- a CDS encoding phosphomannomutase/phosphoglucomutase, giving the protein MTSEQTTTFDLSASFKAYDVRGIVGESITAEIVEAVGAAFVDILQLQGQTILVGGDMRPSSPEFSKAFASGATARGADVELLDLISTDELYFACGHLNRAGATFTASHNPAGYNGIKMSKAGAVPISSETGLKDIQALAERYLNTGSIPAAEKRGRISVRDVLKDYSEYLRKLVDLSCSRPLKVVVDAGNGMAGLTTPAVLGDALLPKLPLEIVPLYFELDGSFPNHPANPLEPENLRDLQAAVLQHGADIGLAFDGDADRCFVIDEKGEPVSPSAITGMVARREIARAKAQGEATPTIIHNLLTSRAVPELVANDGGRAVRTRVGHSFIKAVMAEEGAVFGGEHSAHFYFRDFWNADTGMLAAMHVLAALGEQDGPLSELGREYEPYVSSGEINSEVEDKAAAVERVRLAFADQDLTIDGMDGSTFTANDGSYWFNLRPSNTEPFLRLNAEATDRPTMERVRDRVLSIVRA
- a CDS encoding Rrf2 family transcriptional regulator; its protein translation is MKINAFADVSLRALMVLAAVPGGTLLTTQNIADTVGTPYNHVSKAMAKLRNLGLIEVERGRTGGSRLSHAGRIATVGQILRQLDTRADAAECVAPSGNCPLINECKLRSALSRAREAFYRELDGVVIADLPASRQMAPVFEMIGLRPGL
- a CDS encoding phosphoenolpyruvate carboxykinase (GTP), which gives rise to MGDLAQKPLLDNAPTTHAGLLAWVEEVAELTQPDRIYWVDGSEEENTRLTDELVAAGTLTRLNQELFPNSFAAFSDPADVARVEEQTFICSEKEHDAGFTNNWMAPAEMKDKLRGLFAGSMRGRTMYVIPFVMGHLDAEDPKFGVEITDSAYVVASMRIMARIGTDVLNRITETNAFYVPALHSLGAPLEPGQADVPWPCNPDKWIVHFPEERSIWSFGSGYGGNALLGKKCYALRIASVMARDEGWLAEHMLILKLTSPEQKTYYVSAAFPSACGKTNLALLDPTIQGWKVETLGDDITWMRFGKEGELRAVNPEAGLFGVAPGTGWGTNPNAMRAIAKGNSIFTNVALTDDGGVWWEGMTDEVPAHLTDWQGNSWTPDSDKPAAHPNSRFCTPIDQIDMLAEEYHSPNGVELSAILFGGRRKTTIPLVTEARSWSNGIFMGATLSSETTAAAAGAVGVVRRDPMAMLPFIGYDAGDYLNHWVNLSAKANPERLPKIFLVNWFRRNSEGGFAWPGFGDNARVLKWAIERLEGKAEAVETPIGFVPTGDAIDLEGLDMTPAQVEEAVKVDPAEWSKELASIEEWFANFGGSLPDALQSELTSLKSRLG
- a CDS encoding NAD(P)/FAD-dependent oxidoreductase, encoding MMPEAISREFDVVVIGAGAVGENVADRVVQGGLTAVLVEAELVGGECSYWACMPSKALLRPGAALHGAQTAPGAKEAVTRTLDAAAVLRRRDVLASNWQDDGQVKWVEDTGIELIRGHAWLTAPKSVEVAGLDGNSYQLQARHAVVLATGSAPNTPPVKGLQGVQVWGTREATSAKEVPPRLAVLGGGVAGTELAQAYARLGSTVTLVARSGLLGKFPAEAAGLVAAGLRADGVEIRLNTSTESIRENDDGTLSLQLGDGSSVTAEKVLVATGRHPALQGLGLESLGLDPNEAGHLALRVDNSGLVEGVPGGGSWLYAVGDAAGKNLFTHQGKYEARATGDAIAARAKGELEGAAHDWSRFAQTANEHAVPSVVFTDPELAAVGRTLETAQKDGYNASSVELPIQVAGSSLHSENYEGWAQLVIDEDHKVLLGATFAGPDVAELLHAATIAVVGEVPLDRLWHAVPSYPTVSEVWLRLLEKYGL
- a CDS encoding ABC transporter ATP-binding protein, coding for MLLAQQLHVHGRRDPLLPATSLQASRGELTLVSGERQDHRTALALVISGRMKACKGCVSWDGRRGIRQLRMASALVDAPGVNEPERHLSVRDLVTEDLALIPRRYRGALLSSPWLKVNSFEDIADLWTEQLAPSRRLELLTALALANPHTDLLVVDSPDRHSAGSGSWLPRLQELASDAGRPLAVVATVAALPSSWSGPVVAIGNAVPRGLPPESEAGTENHGGTSEAALEREDAK